The Danaus plexippus chromosome 12, MEX_DaPlex, whole genome shotgun sequence DNA window GATCCTCACTGAAATAAAGGTGAGTACTGGgcaatattgtttttcaatcTCGCATTGCAAGTTTAAACCACTTGTttcgtattgttttattatgaggGAACAAATAACGTATCAGGAGTTTTAAGGATGTGTTCTCACACTGGGGGACCCCACACCACTTATACATTttgaattcatatataataatacacaataacttaattatttaacgagTGCAGCGTACTTGCGTCTATTTGTTTAGACGTGACATCACAAGCGACGTCATGACACTCACAAGCGTTTTCGCGCcggattaaaaataaacagagaAAAATGCAACTActtgataaaaaaacttttcatttttgtaacattaataatttttcgtgGGAAATAGAAGTATACCTACATCAtacaaaggaatttaaaaatttgtcatCATGCCTATTGCTCCTACTGAGTATTTGTAGGCATTGGTTTTTAGGGTTCATAAAAGTTTAAGAGGTTAAAGCAATCGGTATTGCCCTATATCTatacaatgaatttatattctgaatattataagcatttaaatatatgttagaaacgtatattatatgtactactttataaaagattttaatactatCACGAAACAGTTGTGCGtagaaaatttttgaaaaaacaaCAGTATTTACAGTGTGTAAagatatataactatttcgataaaaagaaataacaatgTCGGTAGATTAGCTATAGGGAAAATTCACTAAAGCACAACCTTGGAAGAATAGTACCTAGACGCACTTACATACTAGTGTTTCTTAAGAAATCTACGAATCGTATAAGGCAAAGTGTTAAGTTGGGGTTTTAAGATGACGATTATATAAAGTAGTACCACAGTGTTAAAGACAggtatttctaataatacaCATTTAACGCTTATCCACATATTACACGATGTTATTTTACTTCACTTATCAGTAATAAATTAgactgttataatttatattatatttttctaatattgaaATGACACTTGTGTAAGATATAAAGGCTACTGGgattaaaaatgtcttaagAAATGACACTGTTATTGTGCTTCCTTTAATTGTAAAGTGATTTAGAAAACGTTTTAGATATCAACTTACTTAATTTTGCCACAAAACAGATGGcaagtttttaattaccatCTGAGATAATCCATTTTTGGTTACTGATTTTTTCTGAAAAACTGTTTCCATTTTAGCTCGTAATACATATTACTAAGTATACAAGCagaacatttaataaacataaacggAAGTGATAAAAGAGTTTTAGAGCTCAGTAGCATTTCACAATAAGTACctatattatctgtaatttcaagcagataaaaaaattatattaaaatcacatcggtattataaaatattttgaaatattgagTATACGTTAGTTAACTTTTAgtgtttaatttttgattcttttataattctttaaacgATCGGATTTGATAGAAGGATGCTTATAACGTTGCGAACGAAATCATAATACAAATTAGTCATgggacaaaataaataataatatgtcatTTGCTTTAGGGGCACTATTGCTCGATCCTATTACACGAACAAAAGAAATAGATTTCTATACAAGAATAACACATAAAATCTACAAATACAATTCTTAATTACCTAGTTACATTACTAATCATTAATGAAATGATTAAACtatttgtttacataaatatatatgtatataaatatattttatacatatatatggatATGTTAAACTACAATTTCTTTCTAATAGTTTGAAAATGCGAATCGATAGGCCATATACGAACAGAAGATCAATTAGTAGTTTCTCATATCATTCTATAAATTTCTCTtgaagcaaatatatatatatttaagcaataacattttaataaaatcggataattattgtaactgcatcgatattataatatttctaaaacaattttcatttattatacataaagtaaCGACATTTAATACACATTAGATGAGCACAATGAGAAACGAATAGTCTTTGTACCAGCGTTAAGGGGCATTAGCATGGAGACGGTCTTGCGCTATAGACCATGCATCATCAGGACATCAATAACTAGGCCTTGAAATATCAGGACTTGCTGTATTTTGAGCCGTCGTGGAGTGCTAGTTCTCGTGGCGCTCCGGCGACGGCtcccttataataaaaatacgttattGACTAAAATAGGAAcgatataaagtaaaattcataagagttattgaattattataagaaaattatgtaaaaaattgaggaattatattaattggtaTACACTATACAATCTCTaaacattgaatttaattacgCTTCAAACGATCTTATCATCATTATAGGTAGGATTAAAAACAGTACCTGGATCAATCGGGCGACTCGTCAGCGGCGAGCGAGGTAGCTGGGAACAGAGGGTACCAGCCATACGTGCGCTGCGGCAGTGACAGTTTGTCGAGACATATTTCCGCACCTCCCAGGGCAAGGTTATGTTCAAATCCCCCGCATCGTTGCCACAGCATCACTACCAGCGTACGACCTAAGGCCTCGCTTGCctgatgttaaaattatgatatcatAATAcacttgtatttatataaacatttaatattattcatactatccttaaattaaaatgaaactttggATTGTACACCACAATGAAATTGAGTTCTTCAGCAGAGAAAAACATTGAAGAGTGATGTTTTTTCTAAAATGATTGTTACGTCGgacctaaaaaaaatttaccaatGTAATAATGAttgaatttgatattaaattatacctgATATTTAAGCGTTTGTTTGAAATGTGGCTCAGTGGTGCGGCGTATTACTCTTGTCTTACGCTTGTGCAACCACTTGTCACCATCGCGAAGGTAGCATTTCACGTATGAGTCAGGCACCTCGCCATTAACGCCATAAACCCGACGAGCATGAGATACCTGTAAGCAAATTtaagtacaatatattttatttagagaaaatatttatatatttatcagtaTGGTTTTCAAGAATATATTAGTAACAAATGACttcaaagaaaacatttttattcaatctttttatttattcgattgatattatgtaaattaaaatgtattagaaaCTTAAGTcaaattttcagtttttttttgtacattatactgtatatgtgtatatgtacaatatattCGTATAGAAAACGTCAAAATTgtaggtttttaaaaatttctggAATGTTGTCCAATAACGATATAAACCTCTAGCTCAAGTTGTCCTTTGATCATGATGATGCTGATATTGATCTCAGCGTGCAGTGGCGGCAGATGAGCGTTGCGCGGCGGCAGTTGTCCCGGACCTAGAGGGACGTCGTCATCGTCGTCTGCCACCGCGTCACATGCCGCCGCTGCGGGTACCGCCGCCCACATGCTGCCCTTGCGCCCCGTCGCTGTGCCTGCGCACCCACAACACATACTACCTACCACCCGCCACACCACTTCCGCCCACAGTAACGATCACTACTAGCTCTTTGGGTAACACGGGCGTACAACTATGTCGATTACGTTGTATCGCTCTATCGTttcaacacaaaaataatttaacataaaccaAAAGTAGAATAACcattcaataaaacatttaaaataaataaacaatacataaagCACGTCAAATAGCATCGTGCTGATGTCAACAGTTCTGTTAAAGTACACAGGTTTTTAAACTGTTCTTCCCTAAACACAGAAATGAAAGAAGAAGCGTTTCAACTTGTGCAGCCAAAAGTGTTATCGAGTTTCTAATAGTTGCTTGAAGCggtcttgaaatattttatggtatAAGCATTCCGTGTCATGAGCAGCCATAACTGTAACGTATCTAATGTTAGAGATTGTAAGTAATGTTTCCTCAGAGggaactatattatttttttgccatGCCGCCGCCAGCGAGTGCGTCACGTTATGCGCGACCGCAACCTACAGCGGTAACGTCTACGTACGGGTCTATTAAACGCCCACTTGCACGTGCCTTTCACTCCGAAATACGGAGTCTTATTTCATCTAATTATTTGATTGAAAACTGTAATATCTATGACCTAAGAATATATGTACAAGAAGTCTAATAGAATGTGGATCGTAACAATGAATGACATTCGCGAAGGGTAATGAAATCCATCCATAATAACCTAGACAATGCCATCAATGCCGAACAGACGGAACACAGAAACAGATGAAGTGAGCGTGATCGCCCGCGACCGGGCATGCGTCAGGACAGAACAGTACAGACACAGTGAAGTGATGAGAAGCTTCGGGCACAGCCACATTCAACGGTGCGTGCGCGCGGCCGTCGCGCAAGCTATGTATGACCCATGCTACTACTTTGTTACCGCACCCATTCCGTTTCTAAACCATGACCGATCGCTGCCATGGTTGAACGCGCCCATGAATCAACATGAAAGAGGTTCAAACCATAGCTGTGGTCAGAGACGATCAATCGAATCGGAATTGGAGACGTTCGGCCGTCGGACGTCACAAGGGATCATGTACACCGACACCGCGCGGACAAACCCTGAGGGAAGCACGCGCGGGCGCGGGCACGGTAGTCGCTTACCGAGTTGCTAACGGTCCGTCGCTGCTGACCAAACAAGCATAACACGGTACAAGTCAGTACTCTTAATGTTCGTATAATGTTGTTGGAGGAAGTGGGGCGAAAAGGATCGAGTGTATTACTAAATACCGGTCGGTGGTTGTGTTGTTAAGCGGATTGGAGGCGTTCAGTGTAAACACAATCCAAATTATACCTACGTGTGTCATCTAATTATGTATCTTTATACTATTTGAGGCATTCTGAGACacagttttgaaatttttaatgaaattaaacatttattttgatgtaacttatttaaatacggGTGGGGTAATACTAAGGTTAGTAgagtaattaaatgaatttgtgttagtatatacatatatttttatttattgcataaatatattatgagatcttaagatattatgttatttaaatatttcaaatatacgtATCGTAATATAGTACTTACGCCTTGCCGTGGACCCAGACAGTGACAGCGTACGTCCCAGCTCGCCTTTGACGGCGCGCAACGAACGCAAGATGTCGTCAGGGTCGCGACGGACGCAGGACGATCGACGACGTTCACGGCGCGAACACACCGGAGACTCAGGCACGCCATCTGTGTAGAGAATATGCAAACTATATTAGAAGAAGGTTAACTGTTATGAAATGCAACTAgtacaaataaatcatataattttattgtctaaacatattttgctaaattttataaaaaatttggaaaaTAGATTCTTTCATCTCGCATCGGATCCTAGTACGATATTTGCCAATAGAGCATACGAAACGCAGTATGTGTATTGTATATAGTCACAGTTTGTATATACTTCACAGTTTACACCAAATCTTTGGctcaataaataattcctttgctttgttttgtgttaaattgtgtataaatagcgtttttgtttattctaaacagtgacattaaaaattaaagagcacattacatcaattattattgtaagtcGAATATTAACGCAATAATAATTAGGTACACTACATTAGACTTAAAGATGATCTCATTAAATCAGAGCACCATTAGTGTAGACTTTAATTGTTTACGAAAAGTGAATGCCTctctttagaatattatttctttaagtgTCTGTTTACGAATATACATTACCTTTGTCTTGTTGTTGGAAAGAGGAACGTCGTGAACCAGGTAGGGAGCGGGAAAAGTCCTTCCCGAGCTGGTAAACCTCAACTTCTAAGGTTTCAGATTGGGAGGAACCTCGTCGCGAACCAGCGACCCAGGCATGATCTGGGTGTAGAAGCGAGGCGCACTCTCCGATCGAGTCCACATCATCTGGTggattaacaaataaacaaaataacttactcgattttaaatttcaattaattacaaactaTAAGACTCAATTGGCCTATTGACGCATTTTGATaagtagaaataattatatttataaatatataaaaacctgAAACAGATCTTTGTGAAGCAAAATCTCCACGCCGAAGAGCTCTAGCCCCAGTCAGTGAACCACGAGGTGAGGCGTTGGCTGACCGAGTACCACGCTCTTCCAATGTCCACCACACGGCGCGCTCTTCAGCGAAAGCTTTCTCTAACTccatctattttatttacattgaattgtattattaatccCGCCTCCGATTAGAATTgcgtcataaattttaattttaaataaaaaagcatttgAAATTAACAGGGGAAACATTACCGTAAATGTTATCCTCAATTGGTTATTACTAGTTTTCTACTTTGCCCGCAAGTGtaacctttattttttaatatacttctaCGTGATAAGACCATAACTTACAGTGCATTCTCCAATCAGAACTGGATCAATACCAGGGCAGGCGTCCCAAAGTGTAAGTTCAAGAGCGCGACCTGCAAGTAGATCTGCTGTGAGGCCGCCGAATCCAAGTGTAGCGTTCCACACTGGACTGCACGATGCTGAAGCAGGGTCTGTCTCCACGGGCGGACAAGATTcgctagaaaaaaaaaaactaatattttaccgTTCAAGGCTATAGACACGATTAAAAGAAGATAGACTGAAAACtgagttttaatgaaaatccaAAAACAGTACATcagaatacttttaaatttattgattgtaGAAGAGATTTGATTGCTGATGTGAATAAGGAAATTCAGtttatctgtatttaataaaataaaatatttatcgattttgacgcaacaaaattatacaagGAAACAAGACTATTTTTAAGTGTAATTTGTTTAATCTAATAGATATGTCACTAACAGTGATGGAAGAAGACGGATTCTGGCGAAAGCTTCAGGTTCATCACCGTAGCCCAAGGTATGATCTCGAGACGGTAGATCATCAGCAGCGATCAGAACCACGACGAGTTTACGGATTTCACTTTCAAACCAAACTTGTAATTGAGCACGCGCTGGTGGACGCTCCCTGACTCGTTCCGCGCGATCTTGTTCCTACAtacatgttaatatattaatatgcattaagattttttattaattaagtcaTATTTACTAAGTTTATCGTAATATCGAACAGCTAGATGGTATTCATATAGAATGTTCTATGTGGTTATCTAAAAAAGCTGGTATCATCTATTCCTctttaagttttaaacatGAAACCAgttggaaacaaaaaataaattagtaatggtaccaatatatttcttgtaacATGCAAAAAGAGCTAATGTTATTATTCAACCAACAGCAGTTATATAATTAGGGAATCTCATCGTAATGTCacacatttttacatttatgtcACTGGTTATGAGTCATCTCGCATTTCATCCAGTTAATTTTTACAACGTTTCCTTTTAACAACATGCGTCGGGCTTAGGCATATCTATtcatacataaagtaataatcaATAAACTTGACGCTCTCGTCCGCCATGCATAAAGCTTTATCATGCTAATTGGTCAAGCCTCGCAAAATCTTAGAGTTACAAgttaagatttttgtttctaaGTATTAAATTGTACTGTATGTAATTGATATAAGTGAAATcctaaataatgttatatacctATTACGTTGcgatgattttataataatattatacaaatttgcCATCTACCATACATCATTGTTAAGGATTTATACATATCATCAGTGGGAAGCCTTTCTTAGTATTCAGGTTTAATAAGCTgcgattaaattatatattctattatatttattctgtagTATATTGATAcacgaaataatttttgacataaataagCACATCTTATCCAACACCTACATATCTCATATCCAAAAAGTGAGTGCTGTGGGCCAGAACAATGCACATTCACACTGTGCAAAGTCATGCAttccttaattatttaatgcagTTTAACATTCAACAACTACGGGAGCTGAACAGCTATGTACATCGTGTCAATTTCGTATCGCGTCACCATCCAGAAGCATCGGTGTGCGCCTGTTGCTAAAGGTGTTTACGATCCTGCGTTTGGCGGTGTACCGTGCTGCCACCAATCCAAGCTTCCTATGAGACTAGTTTTGCAAACGTCTCTGTATATTGTGCGGCAATACACTACACTAATCAACAACAAAATTCGTCAACAATTACTCGATGCTCAAAACATGGGAACGGTACGAACTGAAGTGTTTTGTGGTCCGTCTGCATTTCGCTGTCTTTATTTTCTGACGTTATCGCGCTCATCTCATCTGTATTTCTGGTAGCAGGTTTTATGTCTTCTGTTCTTCTTGTTGTATTGACATTAATCTTtctatgtttctttttatatttgcttttatttttaatattgaatagagTGAGTGGCTGTGTCTTTATGTTTAGCGCTTTACTAAATttaggaataattttattttgcaagcTAAAAGCGATGAATGCTCTAGCCGCACTACTGTTTCGTCacatatttagaataatattctaaacatCCACAGATATCCTAGTTGTTAAATTGATATCGGGATGAGCCCTATGCTACCATCGAGCACTAAGATTGTAGTTAGCTTCGATCTAAACTTACTGATGTAATCGCATCGATCCTATTGTTAATTGCCGAATTTTCCCTACAACTCCACCCAGCGTCCCTGAGATAACGAAATTGGTCGGgtgatagaaaaaataaaaatctgaaaataaGTATGCAGcattttttcatatacttCACTTAGGTTAACACCATAAAAACGATCGACTATAACGAATATAGattaacaacaaattaaaatattattagttatatccAGTGGATAAAATAGGGTAACGTTTCCCTAATTAGTAAAAGATTAACAAAGTTAAAGTAGTTCTAcgttaatatatagaaatttcaaTCTCTTAAAATTAGTGTAACATGGAAGATGTTCGAGTGATTAGTGCTACAGTATCACAGCAGATCAAGGAGACCAGCCCCAACGCTCTTTCGAATCCAGACTAAGTCACCAGCGGGTCACAAAAAATGTCtataaaatcatttctaatacaaaaaaccatatttttaaatcgtctAAAAACGTAATATTACTACAACGGTATCGTAGAGATTGTACGCTCACTATTACGtcaaaataatacatcaatagaaacttagaaataataacacaatGACTAACTAGAGTCaagaaaagtttttgaatcATATTTGTACTgagtgatattaatattattttaatattaggtaTATGTCTGGTAAAGCAAATGTGATTCAAAAATGGAATGTTGAATCAATacacaatgaaataataagagAGAACACAACTAAGATCCGAAGCGCGGTTGTGGAGGCGTTAAGTGACAGTCTCTAACAGAAGTAAGAGGAACGAAAGTTCGGTCCATCGTCTCATAGATTCACAAcacatattgttataataagcctatttgaatattataccGGGGTTTTCGGCAATTTCCTTCGGGTGGGCGACGACGGCGATTTGTCGGTATCGGGTTCTGTGGACCAAAAGAATCTATACACAACAGGTGAAAGTGGGGTTGGTATTTCATTAACAGCGTTCATATTTACAGATGTCAACTCAATAATGAAAGTCTACTATTGGCTTTCAAGGGCCTGAAGGAAGCAGAAAGATTAAAAGagaaacaaaagaaaagtgACAGTGTCATAAAGAGTAGAGTAAGAGGAgaagaaattgttaaattatgaatactaataaatactaatataattttgtgaataatatataaaaaaaaaaaccgacaAACCAAATTGGTTCATTTATAGAGATGaaagtaatagaaatatatatcaaaaggTAGAGTAAGAAAAGCCAAGtaaagataaacaaataacaGACATAGGACGTCATTTTAGGTACCATAAAGTGCGTGGTGATGATGACTCATTGTGGGTGGTGCTGGTGGCTCGTCAAGTTGGGGAGCAGGTTCCACTAACAGCTCAACACTGTCGCCACCACGTTCTAGCACAGCGCATACCTCCTCAAAGCTACGTTCTATCAATGGGACACCGCCCCATTCCAATACCTATAAATAAAgggtattaaatttaaaagtaaaattaaaatgtaacgtAATTATATCAACTTTAGAAGAAACCCTAATTGCCTTATCTCCCTGTTGCAAGCCAGCTAAGTCGGCAGGGCCTCCAGGCACTGTCCAAACTATAACAGCTTCTCGTCGTCCACTGGCATCTGGTTTTCCTCCAACAACGCGCATTCCGAAGCCTCGAGctattatttgattaacatTGATTCAAAATAGTGGttcgattatttaaaaataaaactttttttatataacaagtaaatacgtttataaaaaattccatTCTAAATACTTGGGTTTCTTACATCGATGTCCTTTATCATTGGGATCGCGACGTAATGACACACGTCGTGGCGAGCGATCATCAACGTCATGTATGACGATCTTTATCGCCTCAGCATCAACTGACATTTGACGTGCTGCAGCAATTGCAGCACTTGCACTGGGGTCGGATACCTCTGAGCCGCGTGAGGCAAGTGCTGCCATAGCACTCAGAGCTCCTGTCCTTTGTTGTAATGCAGCTATATCGGGCCTGTGAAACATCttttttgatgaaatattATCGACTGTCATATTATTTAGTCCTAAATGTTGTGGATATGATATTtcaggaaaaatattttcagttcatgtgagaagaggcctttgctcagcagtgggcttcgataggctgatgatgatgatgatgatgattttcAGTTGCAAAATAACTTAgttcgttttattaattcccttaataaaaaatagatttctGATTAAATCACTTTTAAAGGCCTCTCAAAATCCACTGCTTTTAACACTGCTGTTTACATGCGTATAGATgcacattaaattattcaagcTCAGGATTTGTctgttaattcaatatatagcACATACAGTTGGCTGCCTCTTCGTCTTATTGGTCGGTCTTCGTCAACGCTCAACCCTGTAATCTGCGGTGTATCGGGAGCGTCCACT harbors:
- the LOC116772266 gene encoding regulating synaptic membrane exocytosis protein 1, translating into MLPTNVMSFMKKMVATEDTTVPGQIETPGTFGKLRQTLSSSLLTAQDKVTKLGPRPVVTEPEPTPPPPVQQPPPQPTKPEREAGKAPSRAGACRVCLKALKPGEVFHICNGCQHRVCEDCSSYSKPASDEEANSWRCSVCRRKAAPRVPPAAQDSTDSLLEVPVLEALQRRHSEARLGSGGSSTGLAPPRSPELRRHSDVSPASLKELEKGSGSVTPGADSRRPSAATPARRRSVRAPATPRQRSVDEDQHPTAHPTAHTPALAAPPPMSRRASAVDVVAGAGSRRSSYRAEVDAPDTPQITGLSVDEDRPIRRRGSQLPDIAALQQRTGALSAMAALASRGSEVSDPSASAAIAAARQMSVDAEAIKIVIHDVDDRSPRRVSLRRDPNDKGHRSRGFGMRVVGGKPDASGRREAVIVWTVPGGPADLAGLQQGDKVLEWGGVPLIERSFEEVCAVLERGGDSVELLVEPAPQLDEPPAPPTMSHHHHALYEPDTDKSPSSPTRRKLPKTPEQDRAERVRERPPARAQLQVWFESEIRKLVVVLIAADDLPSRDHTLGYGDEPEAFARIRLLPSLESCPPVETDPASASCSPVWNATLGFGGLTADLLAGRALELTLWDACPGIDPVLIGECTMELEKAFAEERAVWWTLEERGTRSANASPRGSLTGARALRRGDFASQRSVSDDVDSIGECASLLHPDHAWVAGSRRGSSQSETLEVEVYQLGKDFSRSLPGSRRSSFQQQDKDGVPESPVCSRRERRRSSCVRRDPDDILRSLRAVKGELGRTLSLSGSTARRTATGRKGSMWAAVPAAAACDAVADDDDDVPLGPGQLPPRNAHLPPLHAEINISIIMIKGQLELEVSHARRVYGVNGEVPDSYVKCYLRDGDKWLHKRKTRVIRRTTEPHFKQTLKYQASEALGRTLVVMLWQRCGGFEHNLALGGAEICLDKLSLPQRTYGWYPLFPATSLAADESPD